One genomic segment of Christensenellaceae bacterium 44-20 includes these proteins:
- the murC gene encoding UDP-N-acetylmuramate--L-alanine ligase produces MVSFEDYKEGRIHFIGVGGCSMSGLAQILNNLGYQVSGSDLNDSPFMQTLREQNIPVQIGHDAAYVQGAALVIYSAAIKPSNVEFTYAKEHGIPMLERSVLLGQVSRSYQKSICIAGCHGKTTITSMLALISNDAHIDPTVHVGGMVDFLSGGVRLGKEDCFITEACEYVRSFLTLHPSHIVINNIDDDHLDCYRDIDEIIDTFVQFVSLLPKNGVLFANPDDENTQKALSRVNCNVITYSIQGNGQYNAANVEYDELGNPEFDIIKEGKALGHIVLHVPGLHNVQNALAACVVAYEAMGISFEESAKALLHYHLAGRRFELVGERDGVKIFHDYAHHPTEIKACLDAASNYPHKKLYVLFQCNSFTRARTLRKKYGLAFEKADVVMVPNLYPGRDIDTGDIHATDLVDEINAHSHNALYLPTFQDIKEYLLKNWQSGDIVVTLGSGDVYKQQMILLEK; encoded by the coding sequence ATGGTTAGCTTTGAGGATTATAAAGAAGGAAGAATTCACTTTATCGGCGTTGGCGGATGCTCGATGAGCGGCCTGGCGCAGATCCTGAATAATCTTGGGTATCAGGTGAGCGGCTCGGATCTTAACGATTCTCCTTTTATGCAGACGCTGCGGGAGCAGAATATCCCCGTGCAGATTGGGCACGACGCCGCGTATGTGCAGGGCGCGGCGCTGGTCATCTATTCTGCCGCGATTAAGCCCAGCAATGTGGAATTCACCTATGCCAAGGAGCACGGCATTCCCATGCTGGAGCGCTCGGTTCTGCTGGGGCAGGTCAGCCGCAGCTATCAAAAATCCATCTGCATTGCGGGCTGCCACGGCAAGACCACCATCACTTCTATGCTGGCCCTCATCAGCAACGACGCGCATATCGACCCGACGGTCCACGTCGGCGGCATGGTAGATTTCCTATCAGGCGGCGTGCGGCTGGGCAAAGAGGATTGCTTCATCACAGAGGCCTGCGAATACGTCCGCAGTTTCCTGACGCTGCATCCCTCGCATATCGTCATCAACAATATCGACGACGACCACCTGGACTGCTACCGGGATATCGATGAAATTATCGATACGTTCGTGCAGTTCGTCTCCCTGCTGCCCAAAAACGGCGTGCTGTTTGCCAACCCCGACGACGAAAACACGCAGAAAGCCCTTTCCCGCGTGAACTGCAATGTCATCACATACAGCATCCAGGGCAACGGGCAGTATAATGCTGCGAACGTCGAATACGACGAGCTGGGCAACCCGGAATTCGATATTATAAAAGAAGGAAAAGCGCTTGGGCATATCGTACTGCATGTCCCCGGCCTGCATAACGTCCAGAACGCACTGGCGGCCTGCGTCGTCGCCTATGAGGCCATGGGCATTTCCTTTGAGGAAAGCGCAAAGGCGCTGCTGCACTATCATCTGGCCGGGCGGCGCTTCGAGCTGGTGGGCGAGCGGGACGGCGTCAAAATTTTCCACGACTACGCGCATCACCCCACCGAAATCAAGGCTTGCCTGGATGCCGCCAGCAACTATCCGCATAAAAAGCTCTATGTGCTCTTCCAGTGCAATTCCTTCACCCGCGCCCGGACACTGCGCAAAAAATACGGCTTGGCCTTTGAGAAGGCAGACGTCGTCATGGTGCCGAACCTGTATCCCGGCCGGGATATCGATACAGGCGATATTCACGCCACGGATCTGGTGGATGAGATCAACGCGCATTCGCACAACGCGCTCTATCTGCCCACTTTCCAGGATATCAAGGAATATCTCCTGAAAAACTGGCAGAGCGGCGATATCGTCGTGACGCTGGGCTCGGGCGACGTCTATAAACAGCAGATGATTCTGCTGGAAAAATAG